The Streptomyces sp. Alt3 genome has a segment encoding these proteins:
- the cpaB gene encoding Flp pilus assembly protein CpaB — protein sequence MNSRQRRGVILLLLSVLCAFGAFAGVLSVISDVNSKVGPEVDAYRLKDNVAPYTPLSAKQFEKVSMPKRWLSENAVTEIDEVDGKIAVTELRAGSLMQSDMMVRSPELRPGEQEIAIMIDAATGVAGKIRPNDKVNIYATFAGERDGEVAQSKVIVSNAKVLDVGQLTALEPRKDDRNQATEAVPITFALDTLDTQRVAYAESFAQHVRLALIAPGSDGVIRPGDRTYTLDKDK from the coding sequence ATGAACTCCCGCCAGCGCCGCGGCGTGATACTCCTGCTCCTGTCGGTCCTGTGCGCCTTCGGAGCCTTCGCCGGGGTCCTCTCGGTGATCAGCGACGTCAACTCGAAGGTCGGCCCCGAGGTCGACGCCTACCGGCTCAAGGACAACGTGGCCCCGTACACGCCCCTGTCCGCGAAGCAGTTCGAGAAGGTCTCCATGCCGAAACGCTGGCTGTCGGAGAACGCCGTCACGGAGATCGACGAGGTCGACGGCAAGATCGCCGTCACCGAACTCCGGGCGGGCTCCCTGATGCAGTCCGACATGATGGTCCGGAGCCCTGAACTGCGCCCGGGCGAGCAGGAGATCGCCATCATGATCGACGCGGCCACCGGTGTGGCGGGCAAGATCCGGCCCAACGACAAGGTCAACATCTACGCCACCTTCGCGGGCGAACGGGACGGTGAGGTGGCCCAGTCCAAGGTCATCGTCTCCAACGCGAAAGTCCTCGACGTCGGTCAGCTGACCGCCCTGGAACCGAGGAAGGACGACAGGAACCAGGCGACCGAGGCCGTACCGATCACCTTCGCGCTCGACACCCTCGACACCCAGCGCGTGGCCTACGCCGAGTCCTTCGCCCAGCACGTGCGTCTCGCACTGATCGCCCCGGGCAGCGACGGCGTCATCCGTCCGGGCGACCGGACCTACACGCTCGACAAGGACAAGTGA
- a CDS encoding response regulator — translation MPDDVSRTPGQDRADRNHVSQHTSSHGSPLSSELSTPAFPATAPSPTAPPGSAALVGPAGSAAPTGSAGSQPMPAFPEAPDRPAPGPLRVVVADDNPVVRAGLGVLLSGRADIEVVAEAADGREAYEAAVRHRPDVILLDVRMPGVDGISALPHLVQVAPVMMLTYSRESDIVHEALRLGAGGYLVHGEFTADELVQSVRDTKSGRAPFTATAASALLAHMRQGSNQQPRPLPDGLGSALKAGAASGGPGAHAQSPGGGAHEVRAPVPHPAHPPHPAENPQNLSQLQPVVGQSSSGTEINGPQKPNRRQYDLSSREAEVMELISSGMSNQQIAATCFISEKTVKNHINRIFTKLHSTSRSEAIARWLGTAPGSGPGARGTGSHG, via the coding sequence ATGCCGGACGACGTCTCGCGCACACCGGGCCAGGACCGGGCGGACCGGAACCACGTCTCCCAGCACACGTCCTCGCACGGCTCCCCACTCAGCAGCGAACTCAGCACCCCCGCATTCCCGGCCACCGCGCCATCGCCCACGGCGCCCCCCGGATCCGCGGCGCTTGTCGGGCCCGCCGGGTCCGCGGCGCCCACCGGGTCTGCCGGGTCCCAGCCGATGCCCGCGTTCCCCGAGGCCCCCGACCGTCCGGCGCCCGGGCCCCTGCGCGTCGTCGTCGCGGACGACAACCCCGTGGTACGGGCGGGACTCGGGGTCCTGCTCAGCGGCCGCGCCGACATCGAGGTCGTGGCGGAGGCGGCGGACGGGCGCGAGGCCTACGAAGCCGCCGTACGCCACCGGCCTGACGTCATCCTGCTCGACGTGCGCATGCCCGGGGTGGACGGCATCTCCGCCCTGCCGCACCTGGTGCAGGTTGCACCCGTGATGATGCTGACGTACAGCCGTGAGAGCGACATCGTGCACGAGGCGCTGCGCCTGGGCGCGGGAGGCTACCTGGTCCACGGCGAGTTCACGGCCGACGAACTCGTACAGTCCGTACGCGACACGAAGAGCGGCCGCGCCCCCTTCACCGCCACGGCGGCGAGCGCGCTGCTCGCCCATATGCGGCAAGGGTCCAACCAGCAGCCGAGGCCACTCCCGGACGGGCTGGGGTCAGCCCTGAAGGCCGGCGCCGCATCCGGCGGGCCCGGCGCGCACGCCCAGTCCCCGGGGGGCGGGGCCCACGAAGTGCGGGCGCCCGTGCCGCATCCCGCGCATCCTCCGCATCCGGCCGAAAATCCACAAAACCTTTCGCAACTGCAACCTGTTGTGGGACAGTCTTCGTCCGGTACGGAAATCAACGGGCCTCAGAAGCCCAACAGGCGGCAGTACGACCTGAGTTCGAGGGAGGCGGAGGTCATGGAGCTCATCTCCTCGGGCATGAGCAACCAGCAGATCGCCGCCACCTGCTTCATCAGCGAAAAGACCGTCAAGAACCACATCAACAGGATCTTCACCAAGCTGCACAGCACCAGCCGCAGCGAGGCGATCGCCCGCTGGCTCGGCACGGCGCCGGGCTCGGGACCTGGAGCGAGGGGGACAGGCAGCCATGGCTGA
- a CDS encoding DUF5936 domain-containing protein yields the protein MELLLALVVGVSVFGVFKGIRMYRAEATLPGDLALALEVGSTRTTAVGSGIDRLGMRWAPLVLRLMGPKKVNEKRRRIDMAGNPGGLTIDRYAARRAVYSALGGFAAFAMLSSGKFFMALFMIAFGLFWGEVGIWAAVRKRRDDIDRTLPDFLDVLAVVVSAGLGFRQALDRVAEKYQGPWSDELRITLRQMDMGISRRQAFDELRRRNDSEQVAMFVTALQQGEELGAPIVDTLIAIANDMRRTDAQNARRKAAKAVPKATLMVTTFMIPATMILMGAAMLLGSDTDLGSFTGE from the coding sequence ATGGAACTGCTGCTCGCTCTCGTCGTCGGCGTCAGCGTCTTCGGCGTCTTCAAGGGCATCCGGATGTACCGCGCCGAGGCCACCCTCCCCGGCGACCTCGCGCTCGCGCTCGAAGTCGGCTCGACCCGCACCACCGCCGTCGGCTCCGGCATCGACCGCCTCGGCATGCGCTGGGCGCCCCTGGTCCTCCGCCTCATGGGGCCGAAGAAGGTCAACGAGAAGCGCCGCAGGATCGACATGGCGGGCAACCCCGGCGGCCTCACCATCGACCGCTACGCGGCCCGGCGCGCCGTCTACAGCGCCCTCGGCGGATTCGCAGCCTTCGCGATGCTCAGCAGCGGCAAGTTCTTCATGGCCCTGTTCATGATCGCCTTCGGTCTGTTCTGGGGCGAGGTCGGCATCTGGGCCGCCGTCCGCAAACGCAGGGACGACATCGACCGCACCCTCCCCGACTTCCTCGACGTCCTCGCCGTCGTCGTCTCCGCGGGACTCGGATTCCGGCAGGCCCTCGACAGGGTCGCCGAGAAGTACCAGGGCCCCTGGTCCGACGAACTGCGCATCACCCTGCGGCAGATGGACATGGGCATCAGCCGCAGGCAGGCCTTCGACGAACTCCGCAGGCGCAACGACTCCGAACAGGTCGCCATGTTCGTCACCGCACTCCAGCAGGGCGAGGAACTCGGCGCACCGATCGTCGACACACTCATCGCCATCGCCAACGACATGCGCCGCACCGACGCGCAGAACGCCCGGCGCAAGGCCGCCAAGGCCGTCCCCAAGGCCACCCTGATGGTCACCACCTTCATGATCCCCGCCACCATGATCCTCATGGGCGCAGCCATGCTGCTCGGATCCGACACCGACCTCGGGTCCTTCACAGGGGAGTGA
- a CDS encoding OmpA family protein, with translation MQPPTPTKVTPRGVLRCRIGLCAAAAVVLGTSTLWGATTASADDNPTTVPSASPPVEVDANSPGLMLGDGATLGDVRVLDIKSIVEDMGGEERREDTNADITFALQAEVLFGKDSAKLSGEATARINAIATEIQTQNAPKVRVFGFTDNLGSSAHGDVLSKQRANAVQGILATKLPSVTFEIRGYGEQYPIASNDNEEGRKKNRRVEVSFPRTNGS, from the coding sequence ATGCAGCCACCCACCCCCACAAAGGTCACCCCGCGGGGCGTACTCCGATGCCGTATCGGCCTCTGCGCCGCCGCTGCTGTCGTACTCGGCACCTCGACCCTGTGGGGTGCCACCACGGCCTCGGCGGACGACAACCCCACCACCGTCCCGAGCGCCTCGCCCCCGGTCGAGGTCGACGCGAACTCGCCGGGTCTCATGCTCGGTGACGGCGCGACCCTCGGAGACGTCCGCGTCCTCGACATCAAGTCCATCGTCGAGGACATGGGCGGCGAGGAGCGTCGCGAGGACACCAACGCCGACATCACCTTCGCCCTCCAGGCCGAAGTCCTCTTCGGCAAGGACAGCGCCAAGCTCAGCGGCGAGGCCACGGCCCGCATCAACGCGATCGCCACGGAGATCCAGACGCAGAACGCTCCGAAGGTGCGTGTCTTCGGCTTCACGGACAACCTCGGGTCCTCCGCCCACGGTGACGTCCTTTCCAAGCAGCGTGCCAACGCTGTGCAGGGCATCCTCGCCACCAAGCTCCCGAGCGTCACCTTCGAGATCCGCGGCTACGGGGAGCAGTACCCGATCGCCAGCAACGACAACGAAGAGGGCCGTAAGAAGAACCGTCGCGTGGAAGTTTCCTTCCCGCGCACCAACGGCTCGTAG
- a CDS encoding TadE family protein codes for MTQSRGEPDRIRPRPGRDTGQLSIEFTGMVPIILVTLVLLWQAVLVGYTFTLASGAADEGVRKAVAAGAWDRQSRCRDAVYQRLPSAWEGPAEIRACGTEGDDLVTATVVLKAPVLFPGFASLPIPVEATAGAAAEGK; via the coding sequence GTGACGCAGAGCAGGGGAGAACCCGACCGGATACGGCCACGGCCCGGACGCGACACCGGGCAGCTGAGCATCGAGTTCACCGGGATGGTGCCGATCATCCTGGTGACGCTGGTGCTGCTCTGGCAGGCCGTCCTGGTGGGTTACACCTTCACCCTGGCGAGCGGCGCCGCCGACGAAGGCGTGCGCAAGGCCGTCGCCGCGGGCGCCTGGGACCGTCAGAGCAGGTGCAGGGACGCCGTGTACCAAAGGCTCCCGAGCGCCTGGGAGGGACCCGCGGAGATCCGCGCCTGCGGGACCGAGGGCGACGACCTGGTCACGGCCACCGTCGTCCTCAAGGCCCCCGTCCTGTTCCCGGGCTTCGCCAGCCTCCCCATTCCCGTCGAGGCGACGGCCGGCGCGGCCGCGGAAGGGAAGTGA
- a CDS encoding sensor histidine kinase: MTISLHPGAEDTRHAALSTPAGPAPTVSIQVNALSALARQVFLFRLAMIAIGTPQALDNTAPGLASWLVASAVLVTFVGSYALYRDWERFGPLLVRSPLLLGADTVFGALLLFTATPDSTLGYAVVCTPLLAGLLYGWRAAGVFAVVEILILAAAYGADQEFRGGLTSALLLPGFCVLAGAVGVTLRNLMLRVGAASQALTETRARLAVSVAVEDERARLAREMHDSVAKTLHGLALAADGLAHSCGRTDPLTVRHQAELVARSARRAAAESRELLSDLRRESGLDGGVDIIAELRSRTADFTRRRGLNTVFRTLGDAPVPPVPQVVARQLLTVASEAMENADRHAHPTYLVVLAGIKGDVLRVSVYDDGQGLPAGTTLDDLRRAGHFGLVGMVERAASIGARIRIGKGKAAKGTEVRVELPTAALTPARTTAAGSATAGSATAGAAAADPASSP; the protein is encoded by the coding sequence ATGACGATCTCCCTGCACCCGGGTGCCGAGGACACGCGGCACGCCGCCCTGTCCACGCCCGCCGGCCCGGCACCCACCGTGTCCATCCAGGTCAACGCCCTCTCGGCGCTGGCCCGCCAGGTGTTCCTCTTCCGCCTGGCCATGATCGCCATCGGCACCCCGCAGGCCCTCGACAACACCGCCCCCGGCCTCGCGAGCTGGCTCGTCGCCTCCGCCGTCCTCGTCACCTTCGTCGGCTCGTACGCCCTCTACCGCGACTGGGAACGCTTCGGACCACTCCTCGTACGCTCCCCGCTCCTGCTGGGAGCCGACACCGTCTTCGGCGCCCTGCTCCTGTTCACCGCCACACCGGACTCGACCCTCGGCTACGCGGTCGTCTGCACCCCGCTGCTCGCAGGACTGCTCTACGGCTGGCGGGCGGCCGGCGTCTTCGCCGTGGTCGAGATCCTGATCCTGGCCGCCGCCTACGGCGCCGACCAGGAGTTCCGTGGAGGCCTGACCAGCGCCCTGCTGCTCCCGGGCTTCTGCGTCCTCGCCGGTGCGGTCGGTGTCACGCTGCGCAACCTGATGCTCCGCGTCGGCGCGGCCAGCCAGGCGCTGACCGAGACCCGGGCCCGCCTCGCCGTCAGCGTCGCCGTCGAGGACGAACGCGCACGACTGGCCCGCGAGATGCACGACTCCGTCGCCAAGACCCTGCACGGTCTGGCCCTCGCCGCCGACGGGCTGGCCCACTCCTGCGGCCGGACGGACCCGCTCACCGTCCGGCACCAGGCGGAACTGGTCGCCAGGTCCGCCCGACGGGCCGCCGCCGAATCACGGGAACTCCTCTCCGACCTGCGGCGCGAGTCCGGCCTCGACGGCGGGGTGGACATCATCGCCGAACTCCGTTCCAGGACAGCGGACTTCACCCGGAGGCGCGGACTGAACACCGTGTTCCGCACCCTCGGCGACGCACCCGTACCCCCGGTCCCCCAGGTCGTCGCCCGGCAACTGCTCACCGTCGCCTCCGAGGCGATGGAGAACGCCGACCGGCACGCCCACCCCACCTACCTCGTCGTCCTCGCGGGCATCAAGGGCGACGTCCTGCGCGTCAGCGTGTACGACGACGGGCAGGGCCTGCCCGCGGGCACCACCCTCGACGACCTCAGGCGGGCCGGCCACTTCGGACTCGTCGGGATGGTCGAACGCGCGGCCTCCATCGGCGCCCGCATCCGGATCGGCAAGGGCAAGGCGGCCAAGGGCACCGAGGTCCGCGTCGAACTCCCGACGGCCGCCCTGACGCCGGCCCGGACCACGGCCGCCGGATCGGCGACCGCGGGATCGGCGACCGCGGGTGCAGCTGCGGCGGACCCGGCTTCGAGCCCCTAG
- a CDS encoding TadE/TadG family type IV pilus assembly protein, with the protein MAPQRTSRAAGQRLRGAGDRGSTALEYLGFLPVLILIGLAGIQLGLIAYTAQQAGTGARAAARTAAQEDVSGSYARVGRASMTSWVAERSRITPPSGGDSVTVTVTVSVPDVLLGLLGDRTVEKSATMPRDD; encoded by the coding sequence ATGGCACCGCAACGGACCTCACGCGCGGCCGGGCAGCGGCTGCGCGGAGCCGGGGACCGCGGCTCGACCGCCCTCGAATACCTGGGCTTCCTCCCCGTCCTCATCCTCATCGGCCTCGCCGGGATCCAGCTCGGCCTGATCGCCTACACCGCGCAGCAGGCCGGCACCGGAGCCAGGGCCGCCGCCCGCACCGCCGCGCAGGAGGACGTGTCCGGGTCCTACGCGCGGGTCGGGAGGGCGTCCATGACCAGCTGGGTCGCCGAGCGGTCCCGGATCACCCCGCCGTCAGGAGGCGACTCCGTCACGGTGACGGTCACGGTCTCCGTCCCGGACGTCCTCCTCGGCCTGCTCGGGGACCGGACCGTCGAGAAGTCCGCCACCATGCCCCGCGACGACTGA
- a CDS encoding type II secretion system F family protein, translating to MDNLAPLTIGVTLLCCVLGVLGLHAYTSGKAQREALVDRLSSTGQIDMGPQRRFRGLDRRLRRTELGKRIELKLAATGLDITPGEYFLYVVGSVAALWLIAASLLASFFGPLAGIAAIWGANTFLNWHRTKRTEAFISQLPEISRVLANATQAGLSLRTSIAMAADELESPAGDELRVVADQLGVGRTLDDALGELAERLPSRELVVLVSTLILSNRAGGQVVSSLRNLTVTLEERKETRREVRTQLSQINATAYAVPAIGVGAMLLVNSILPGALDRMTGSVIGQIAVIVSLGLYALGFVAIRRVSKIDI from the coding sequence ATGGACAACCTCGCACCGCTCACCATCGGCGTCACGCTGCTGTGCTGCGTACTCGGCGTCCTGGGCCTGCACGCCTACACCTCGGGCAAGGCCCAGCGCGAAGCCCTCGTCGACCGGCTCTCCTCGACCGGCCAGATCGACATGGGCCCGCAGCGCCGCTTCCGGGGCCTCGACCGCCGGCTGCGCCGTACGGAACTCGGCAAGAGGATCGAGCTGAAGCTCGCGGCCACCGGCCTCGACATCACACCGGGCGAGTACTTCCTCTACGTCGTGGGCTCCGTGGCGGCGCTCTGGCTCATCGCGGCCTCCCTCCTGGCCTCGTTCTTCGGCCCGCTCGCCGGAATCGCCGCGATCTGGGGCGCCAACACCTTCCTGAACTGGCACCGCACCAAGCGCACCGAGGCCTTCATCAGCCAGCTGCCCGAGATCTCACGGGTACTCGCCAACGCCACCCAGGCCGGGCTCTCCCTGCGCACCTCCATCGCCATGGCCGCCGACGAACTCGAATCGCCCGCGGGGGACGAACTCCGCGTCGTCGCCGACCAGCTTGGAGTCGGCCGGACCCTCGACGACGCCCTCGGCGAACTCGCCGAACGCCTGCCCTCCCGCGAACTCGTCGTCCTGGTCTCCACCCTGATCCTGTCCAACCGCGCCGGCGGCCAGGTCGTGTCCTCGCTGCGCAACCTCACCGTCACCCTGGAGGAGCGCAAGGAGACCCGGCGCGAGGTCCGCACCCAGCTCTCCCAGATCAACGCCACCGCCTACGCCGTCCCGGCCATCGGCGTCGGCGCGATGCTCCTGGTGAACTCGATCCTCCCCGGCGCGCTCGACCGGATGACGGGATCGGTCATCGGGCAGATCGCCGTCATCGTCTCGCTCGGCCTCTACGCCCTCGGCTTCGTCGCCATCCGCCGCGTTTCCAAGATCGATATCTGA
- a CDS encoding CpaF family protein, with product MSLRARITAPEERGGGREDGHLVATYRAKLLEEIDLAEMSSLAAADRRARLERVLGHIISREGPVLSTVERSQLIRRVVDEALGLGVLEPLLEDASITEIMVNGPDQIFVERAGRVEQLPMRFASHEQLMQTIERIVSTVNRRVDEANPMVDARLPSGERVNVIIPPLALTGATLTIRRFPRSFSLQEMIAFGSLDQQMLLLLAGLVQAKFNVIVSGATGTGKTTLLNALSGLIPEGERIVTIEDSAELQLQQNHVIRLESRPANVEGKGQITIRDLVRNSLRMRPDRIVVGEVRGGESLDMLQAMSTGHDGSLATVHANSAEDALMRLQTLASMSEIKIPFEALHDQINSAVDVIVQLTRHADGTRRVTEIAVLDSHGRDPYRIVTVARFDARPMDTDGVIHGEFQALPLPRRIADRLHMAGQPIPQAFGVAPSEEYLATREAR from the coding sequence ATGAGCCTGCGGGCACGCATCACCGCCCCCGAGGAGCGCGGAGGGGGACGGGAGGACGGCCACCTGGTCGCCACGTACCGCGCGAAGCTCCTCGAGGAGATCGACCTCGCGGAGATGTCCTCGCTGGCCGCCGCCGACCGCAGGGCCCGGCTGGAACGCGTACTGGGCCACATCATCAGCCGCGAGGGACCCGTCCTCTCGACCGTCGAACGCTCCCAGCTGATCCGCCGGGTCGTCGACGAGGCCCTCGGACTCGGCGTCCTCGAACCCCTCCTGGAGGACGCCTCCATCACGGAGATCATGGTCAACGGACCCGACCAGATCTTCGTCGAACGGGCCGGCCGGGTCGAGCAGCTCCCGATGCGCTTCGCCAGCCACGAGCAGCTCATGCAGACGATCGAACGCATCGTCTCCACCGTCAACCGGCGGGTGGACGAGGCCAACCCGATGGTCGACGCCCGACTGCCCAGCGGCGAGCGCGTCAACGTCATCATCCCGCCCCTCGCCCTGACCGGCGCGACGCTCACCATCCGGCGCTTCCCCCGGTCCTTCTCGCTCCAGGAGATGATCGCCTTCGGCTCGCTGGACCAGCAGATGCTGCTCCTGCTCGCCGGGCTCGTCCAGGCGAAGTTCAACGTGATCGTCTCCGGGGCCACCGGCACGGGGAAGACCACCCTCCTCAACGCGCTCTCCGGACTCATCCCCGAGGGCGAACGCATCGTCACCATCGAGGACTCCGCCGAACTCCAGCTCCAGCAGAACCACGTGATCCGGCTGGAGTCGCGCCCCGCGAACGTGGAGGGCAAGGGCCAGATCACCATCCGCGACCTGGTCCGCAACTCCCTGCGCATGCGCCCCGACCGCATCGTCGTGGGTGAGGTCCGAGGCGGCGAGTCGCTCGACATGCTCCAGGCGATGTCGACCGGCCACGACGGTTCGCTGGCCACCGTCCACGCCAACAGCGCGGAGGACGCGCTCATGCGCCTCCAGACCCTGGCGTCGATGTCCGAGATCAAGATCCCCTTCGAGGCCCTGCACGACCAGATCAACAGCGCCGTGGACGTCATCGTCCAGCTCACCCGGCACGCCGACGGCACCAGGCGCGTCACCGAGATCGCCGTACTCGACTCGCACGGGCGTGACCCGTACAGGATCGTCACCGTCGCCCGGTTCGACGCCCGCCCCATGGACACCGACGGTGTGATCCACGGCGAGTTCCAGGCCCTCCCGCTCCCACGTCGCATCGCCGACCGGCTCCACATGGCCGGGCAGCCGATCCCCCAGGCCTTCGGGGTCGCCCCGTCAGAGGAATACCTCGCCACCCGAGAAGCCAGATAG
- a CDS encoding pilus assembly protein TadG-related protein, protein MKAGQTHEAGQAFPIYIMVVAGLLFLAFAYFAVGQASMKKNEAQTAADAAALAAAQDARDSWSWPGVFDLEQWDDLLNGRAAVSGSCDAADWLAAENDAHVVAPGCHADGGKEVSYTVTVETNKSVGDSVIASTTTRKATATARAVIEPRCRIEEDTRPTPSQPADDDDGDTDESEEQKAYKAVCDDEDLDFDIDPKNLKLLPDLADLFSVHLADK, encoded by the coding sequence CTGAAAGCCGGGCAGACGCACGAGGCAGGGCAGGCTTTCCCCATCTACATCATGGTGGTGGCGGGCCTGCTCTTTCTTGCGTTCGCGTACTTCGCTGTCGGGCAGGCCTCGATGAAGAAGAACGAGGCGCAGACGGCCGCCGATGCTGCCGCTCTGGCAGCAGCGCAGGACGCGCGAGACAGCTGGAGCTGGCCAGGCGTCTTCGACCTGGAGCAGTGGGACGACCTGTTGAACGGGCGTGCAGCGGTCTCGGGGTCCTGTGATGCTGCCGACTGGCTGGCTGCCGAGAACGATGCTCACGTAGTCGCCCCCGGGTGCCACGCGGATGGCGGCAAAGAGGTCTCGTACACCGTCACGGTCGAGACGAACAAGTCCGTCGGCGACTCGGTGATCGCCAGTACGACGACGAGGAAGGCCACGGCAACTGCACGAGCGGTGATCGAGCCGCGCTGTCGTATCGAAGAGGACACACGTCCCACGCCGAGCCAGCCGGCGGATGACGATGACGGCGACACGGATGAGTCCGAGGAGCAGAAGGCGTACAAAGCTGTCTGCGATGACGAAGACTTGGACTTCGACATAGATCCGAAGAACCTCAAGCTTCTGCCGGATCTGGCAGACCTTTTCTCCGTCCACCTGGCCGACAAGTAA
- a CDS encoding AAA family ATPase: MTTRILPAVGDTDAARSVTTLLSQLPDAEPAAPVGDSTQLIDTLARLAGESIEELPEVVLVHERIGPVPALELIREVSLRFPAVGVVLITADASPGLFAASMDAGARGLATLPLSYEELANRVQAAAQWSTGVRRHLGPGGDVFTGPEGTVVTVTGAKGGVGATLTAVQLALAAQASGHTAALVDLDLQTGDIAAYLDVQFRRSVVDLAAITDISPRVLSDAVFSHDTGLALLLAPGEGERGEEVSDRAARQIVSALRSRYEVVVIDCGSQMNGANAAAIEMADTAVLVTTPDVVAVRGAKRIVRMWDRLQIRKAEETVTLVNRFNRNTEIQPPLIQRITGTRMSGTAVPANFKELQGAVDSGRMHELDPRSTVKQALWALAGELGLVKPSQGAEPRGGMLRGDRGSIGGRKRKGGTTSGGGRK, translated from the coding sequence ATGACCACCAGAATCCTCCCGGCGGTCGGTGACACCGACGCGGCCAGGTCCGTGACCACCCTGCTCAGCCAGCTCCCCGACGCGGAGCCGGCCGCTCCGGTCGGCGACTCGACGCAGCTCATCGACACCCTCGCCCGCCTCGCCGGCGAGTCCATCGAGGAACTGCCCGAGGTCGTGCTGGTCCACGAGCGGATCGGCCCGGTGCCCGCACTGGAGCTGATCCGCGAGGTCTCCCTGCGCTTCCCCGCCGTGGGGGTCGTGCTGATCACCGCCGACGCGAGCCCCGGGCTCTTCGCCGCGTCCATGGACGCGGGGGCCCGAGGTCTCGCCACCCTCCCCCTGAGCTACGAGGAGCTCGCCAACCGCGTCCAGGCCGCCGCGCAGTGGTCCACGGGCGTCCGACGCCACCTCGGGCCGGGAGGCGACGTGTTCACCGGCCCCGAGGGAACGGTCGTCACGGTCACCGGGGCCAAGGGCGGAGTCGGCGCGACCCTCACAGCCGTACAACTGGCCCTGGCCGCACAGGCCTCCGGGCACACCGCCGCACTCGTCGACCTGGACCTCCAGACCGGCGACATCGCCGCGTACCTCGACGTGCAGTTCCGGCGTTCCGTCGTCGACCTGGCCGCCATCACCGACATATCCCCGCGCGTCCTCTCCGACGCCGTGTTCTCCCACGACACCGGCCTGGCGCTCCTGCTGGCCCCCGGTGAGGGCGAACGCGGCGAGGAGGTCAGCGACCGCGCGGCCCGCCAGATCGTCAGCGCCCTGCGCTCACGCTACGAGGTCGTCGTCATCGACTGCGGAAGCCAGATGAACGGGGCCAACGCCGCGGCCATCGAGATGGCCGACACCGCCGTGCTGGTGACGACACCCGACGTCGTCGCCGTGCGGGGCGCCAAGCGCATCGTGCGGATGTGGGACCGCCTCCAGATCCGCAAGGCGGAGGAGACGGTCACCCTCGTCAACCGCTTCAACCGCAACACCGAGATCCAGCCGCCGCTCATCCAGCGGATCACCGGAACCCGGATGTCGGGCACGGCGGTACCGGCGAACTTCAAGGAACTCCAGGGCGCGGTGGACTCGGGCCGGATGCACGAGCTGGACCCACGCTCCACCGTGAAACAGGCCCTCTGGGCCCTGGCGGGAGAGCTCGGACTCGTGAAGCCTTCGCAGGGAGCCGAGCCCCGCGGCGGCATGCTGCGCGGCGACAGGGGCTCGATCGGGGGCCGCAAGCGCAAGGGCGGCACGACCAGCGGGGGAGGCCGGAAGTGA